The following proteins come from a genomic window of Malus sylvestris chromosome 4, drMalSylv7.2, whole genome shotgun sequence:
- the LOC126619702 gene encoding PHD finger protein ALFIN-LIKE 1-like has translation MEMASSPRTVEEIFKDYSARRTAVVRALTYDVDEFYGLCDPEKENLCLYGHPNETWEVTLPAEEVPPELPEPALGINFARDGMNRKDWLSLVAVHSDSWLLSVAFYFGARLNRNERKRLFSLINDLPTVFEVVTERKPVKEKPSVDSGSKSRGSTKRSGDGLVKSTPKLPDESFEEEEDEHSETLCGSCGGNYNADEFWIGCDICEKWFHGKCVKITPAKAENIKQYKCPSCSLKRGRQ, from the exons ATGGAGATGGCCTCGAGTCCGCGAACGGTGGAGGAGATCTTCAAGGATTACAGTGCTCGGAGAACCGCCGTCGTCCGCGCTTTAACTTACG ATGTGGATGAATTTTACGGACTCTGTGATCCAG AAAAGGAGAACTTGTGTCTGTATGGGCACCCGAATGAAACCTGGGAGGTGACGCTTCCAGCAGAAGAAGTCCCGCCGGAGCTTCCTGAGCCAGCTCTTGGGATCAATTTTGCGCGAGACGGTATGAACCGCAAGGACTGGCTTTCTCTGGTTGCTGTTCACAGTGATTCGTGGCTGCTCTCTGTAGCCTTCTATTTTGGAGCACGTCTTAACCGCAATGAGAG GAAACGCCTATTTAGCTTGATCAATGATCTGCCTACTGTCTTTGAAGTTGTTACGGAACGGAAACCTGTCAAAGAAAAGCCCAGCGTGGATAGTGGAAGCAAATCTCGAGGCAGCACAAAG AGATCCGGTGATGGACTAGTGAAAAGCACTCCTAAGCTACCTGACGAGAGCttcgaggaggaggaggatgaacATAGCGAAACTCTCTGCGGTAGCTGTGGCGGAAATTACAATGCAGATGAATTTTGGATCGGCTGTGACATCTGCGAGAAATGGTTCCATGGAAAATGTGTTAAGATAACACCTGCGAAGGCCGAGAACATCAAGCAGTACAAATGCCCGTCTTGCAGCTTGAAAAGGGGCAGGCAGTAG
- the LOC126619555 gene encoding uncharacterized protein LOC126619555, producing the protein MGVDYYKVLQVERSAKDDDLKKAYRKLAMKWHPDKNPNNKKAAEAKFKQISEAYDVLSDPQKRAVYDQYGEEGLKGGVPPPDSSWSGGQGHEGGPTTFRFNTRSPDDIFSEFFGVSGFGGMPDMGGSRAGGSRAGGNPFQRSMFGEDIFAQFRGGAEPSAAAPRKAAPIERTLPCTLEDLYKGTTKKMKISRDVPDASGRTTTVEEILTIEIKPGWKKGTKITFPEKGNEQRGIIPADLVFIIDEKPHTLFKRDGNDLTITQKISLAEALTGYTAQLTTLDGRNLTVSITNIISPTYEEVVKGEGMPIPKEPSKKGNLRIKFNIKFPTKLTSDQKTNMKRLLTS; encoded by the exons ATGGGggtcgactactacaaggttcTGCAGGTAGAACGAAGCGCCAAAGACGATGACTTGAAGAAAGCGTATCGGAAGCTCGCCATGAAGTGGCACCCCGATAAAAACCCTAACAACAAGAAAGCCGCCGAGGCCAAATTCAAGCAAATCTCCGAAGCCTACGAT GTTTTGAGTGATCCCCAAAAGCGAGCAGTGTACGATCAGTACGGGGAGGAGGGGTTGAAGGGAGGGGTGCCGCCGCCCGATTCGTCCTGGTCCGGCGGACAAGGGCATGAGGGCGGTCCGACGACGTTCCGGTTCAACACCCGGAGCCCTGACGATATTTTCTCCGAGTTTTTTGGGGTTTCGGGTTTTGGGGGGATGCCGGACATGGGTGGGTCAAGGGCAGGCGGGTCGAGGGCTGGCGGGAACCCGTTTCAGAGGAGTATGTTTGGGGAAGACATATTTGCGCAGTTTAGAGGCGGAGCAGAGCCTTCTGCAGCTGCCCCGCGGAAAGCTGCACCAATAGAGAGGACATTGCCTTGTACTTTGGAGGATTTGTATAAGGGCACCACCAAAAAGATGAAGATTTCTAGGGATGTTCCTGATGCTAGTGG GAGAACTACCACAGTGGAGGAAATTCTAACAATTGAGATCAAGCCAGGGTGGAAAAAGGGCACGAAAATCACTTTCCCTGAGAAAGGGAATGAACAGAGAGGAATCATACCAGCAGACCTTGTATTTATCATTGATGAGAAGCCTCACACCCTTTTCAAGAGGGACGGGAATGATCTTACAATCACTCAGAAGATCTCTCTTGCGGAAGCTCTGACAGGTTACACGGCACAGTTGACAACCCTCGACGGCAGAAATCTTACAGTCTCCATCACCAATATCATCAGTCCCACCTATGAAGAAGTGGTTAAAGGGGAGGGGATGCCTATTCCCAAGGAGCCTTCCAAAAAGGGAAACTTGAGAATCAAGTTCAACATCAAGTTCCCGACCAAGCTTACCTCGGACCAAAAAACCAACATGAAACGGTTATTAACATCTTAG
- the LOC126619616 gene encoding uncharacterized protein LOC126619616 — translation MAVQPEEIFSKFFGFEDWGPGNGPKKAAAIVRTLPCTLEELYNGATKKLKISRDVLGASGRKSTGEEVLTIEIKPGWKKGTKITFQEKGPDTRRGVIPADIVFIVDEKPHSVFKRDGDNLIVTQKVSLAEALAGYTAQLTALDGRNLRVSIDSVISQAHEEVVRGEGMPIQKEQSKKGNLIVKFSVKIPKLTSEQKTGIRMLLTSL, via the exons ATGGCCGTGCAACCGGAAGAGATATTCTCGAAGTTTTTCGGATTCGAGGACTGGGGACCTGGAAATGGGCCGAAGAAAGCAGCGGCCATTGTGAGGACGTTGCCTTGTACTTTGGAGGAGCTGTACAATGGCGCCACCAAGAAGCTGAAGATCTCCAGGGATGTTCTTGGTGCCAGCGG AAGAAAAAGCACAGGGGAGGAAGTTCTAACAATCGAGATCAAGCCGGGATGGAAAAAGGGCACGAAGATCACTTTCCAAGAGAAAGGGCCCGACACACGGCGAGGTGTGATACCAGCAGACATTGTCTTCATCGTCGATGAGAAGCCTCACAGTGTTTTCAAGAGGGACGGGGACAATCTGATTGTCACTCAGAAGGTCTCTCTCGCGGAGGCTCTGGCGGGTTACACCGCGCAGCTGACAGCCCTAGACGGGAGAAATCTGAGAGTCTCTATCGATTCCGTTATCAGCCAGGCCCATGAAGAAGTGGTTAGAGGGGAAGGGATGCCTATCCAGAAGGAACAATCCAAGAAGGGGAACTTGATTGTCAAGTTTAGCGTCAAGATCCCGAAGCTCACCTCAGAGCAGAAAACCGGCATCAGAATGTTGCTGACATCTTTGTGA
- the LOC126619827 gene encoding myb family transcription factor PHL7-like — MGSRRSESSAANKDRLRWTQELHDRFVEAVTKLGGPDRATPKGILKAMSVSGLTIYHIKSHLQKYRISKFIPESTNKGKLQRKNITEMLPNFGTTSAAQLNEAFKIMQIQVHRRLSDQHEVQKNLQHKLESQGRFLERYSAERQNTNKNRPIVITKPRKAPLSKTSLPSLCDHSESNAKDFASDSEPDRSETQSSAEQFQTLKKLRLHHHQNDPNVQFALNSELYTAQSHSLLLPHEEDHISFPWNFAACSSPLAVPSCFL, encoded by the exons ATGGGTTCGAGACGATCAGAGAGCTCTGCGGCAAACAAGGATCGCCTGCGGTGGACGCAAGAGCTGCATGATAGGTTTGTGGAGGCAGTTACTAAGCTTGGTGGCCCTGATC GGGCAACACCAAAGGGTATCTTGAAAGCTATGAGTGTTTCCGGACTGACCATCTACCACATCAAAAGCCATTTGCAG AAGTACAGAATCTCAAAGTTTATTCCAGAGTCGACGAACA AAGGCAAGCTTCAGAGAAAAAACATTACGGAAATGCTGCCTAATTTTGGTACAACATC TGCAGCTCAGCTCAATGAAGCCTTCAAAATTATGCAGATACAGGTACACAGGAGACTCAGTGATCAACATGAG GTGCAAAAGAACCTGCAACATAAACTTGAATCCCAAGGAAGGTTTCTTGAAAGATATTCAGCAGAACGCCAAAACACAAACAAGAACCGTCCTATCGTGATCACAAAACCTAGAAAAGCACCCTTGTCGAAGACATCGCTCCCTTCTCTCTGTGACCACTCGGAATCAAATGCAAAGGACTTTGCATCCGACTCGGAGCCTGACAGAAGCGAAACACAGTCATCTGCAGAACAATTCCAAACTCTGAAGAAGCTCAGGCTGCACCATCATCAAAATGACCCTAATGTCCAGTTTGCACTTAACTCAGAGTTGTATACTGCTCAAAGCCACAGCTTGCTTCTCCCTCATGAGGAGGACCATATCAGCTTTCCTTGGAACTTTGCAGCCTGCTCATCTCCTTTAGCAGTGCCCAGCTGCTTtctataa
- the LOC126620114 gene encoding jasmonate-induced oxygenase 1-like, which produces MSCLQSWPEPIVRVQSLAESGITAIPDLYIKPPSKRPSPPNTNNHRDAEVNIPIIDIQNLLSDNRSLREATMRSISSACREWGFFQVVNHGVSHELMKRARDTWREFFSLPLEVKQEYSNKPSTYEGYGSRLGVEKGAILDWSDYYFLHYMPPQIRNHNKWPAVPTSCRKLIEEYSEETIKLCGILMKVLSLNLGLGEDQLLDAFGGEENIGACLRVNFYPKCPQPDLTLGLSEHSDPGGLTLLLPDENVAGLQVRKGENWVTVKPVPNAFIVNVGDQTQVLSNAIYKSVEHRVIVNSVEDRVSLALFYNPKSDLMIEPAKALVTNVRPALYSPMTFDEYRLYIRMKGPCGKAQVESLKSYE; this is translated from the exons ATGAGTTGCTTGCAGTCTTGGCCTGAACCTATCGTGAGAGTCCAGTCCTTAGCAGAAAGCGGCATAACCGCTATCCCTGACCTCTACATCAAACCACCATCCAAACGACCATCACCACCAAACACCAACAACCACCGTGATGCTGAGGTCAACATCCCGATCATTGACATCCAAAACCTTTTGAGCGACAACCGGAGCCTCCGCGAGGCAACGATGCGTTCAATCTCGAGCGCCTGCAGGGAGTGGGGTTTTTTTCAGGTGGTAAACCACGGGGTGAGCCACGAGCTGATGAAGCGGGCGAGGGACACATGGCGCGAGTTCTTCAGCCTGCCTCTGGAGGTGAAGCAGGAGTACTCCAACAAGCCGAGTACGTACGAAGGGTACGGAAGTCGGCTGGGAGTTGAGAAGGGGGCTATTCTGGATTGGAGTGATTATTACTTTCTTCATTACATGCCTCCTCAGATCAGAAACCACAACAAATGGCCAGCTGTCCCAACTTCTTGCAG GAAATTGATTGAAGAATACAGCGAAGAAACGATTAAACTGTGTGGGATTCTGATGAAGGTGTTGTCTCTAAACCTTGGCCTTGGGGAAGACCAACTTCTCGATGCTTTCGGAGGAGAAGAAAATATTGGGGCATGTTTACGGGTCAATTTCTACCCAAAATGCCCTCAACCAGATCTAACCCTTGGTCTCTCAGAACACTCTGACCCAGGTGGCCTGACCCTTCTCTTACCTGATGAAAATGTTGCTGGACTTCAAGTTCGTAAAGGTGAAAATTGGGTGACTGTGAAGCCTGTTCCTAATGCCTTCATCGTGAACGTCGGAGATCAAACTCAGGTGCTGAGCAATGCAATTTACAAAAGTGTAGAACATAGAGTGATTGTGAATTCAGTTGAAGACAGAGTTTCACTGGCCTTGTTTTACAACCCAAAAAGTGATTTGATGATTGAACCTGCCAAAGCTCTTGTAACAAATGTTCGACCTGCCCTTTACTCGCCTATGACATTTGATGAGTATCGGCTTTATATTAGGATGAAGGGGCCTTGTGGAAAGGCACAAGTTGAATCTTTAAAATCCTATGAATAG